The Syntrophotalea acetylenivorans genome contains the following window.
ATCTGAATGAAACGTGCTCCGAGTTCGAAATCCTTGATTTCCGCGATATCCCATATCACCTGGTCGATGTCGCCTCCCCAGCCTACAACAGGCTAAGCAACGGTGAAATGATCTTTCCTGTTTTTACGGCTGTTGGATGCCCTTATAAGTGCACGTTTTGTATGTCGCCCGCCGTCTATAAAAAGATAAAGGGTGGCAAATGGATACCTTTTGAAATGGAAGAGGTGTTCCAGCATATGGATTACCTGCTGGATAGCTACCCAATTTCACGGTTCCAGATTTATGACGATGATAGTTTTGTTGATATTGAGCGGATGCGCTCTTTCTTTCGAGAGTATATTTCTCGTGGATACCCAGACCGTGTAAAACTCGATTTTCGGGGAGTTCGGATTGACGAATTAGACAGGACGGACGACGAGTTTCTGTCGCTGATGGTGGAAAGCCGCGTCGAAATTATGGCCATTGGTGTTGAGTCGGGATCAGATCGCATGCTGGAAAGCATGAAAAAGGGGATTACTGCTGAGCAAATTCGGCGGGTCAATCGAAAATTGGCGCGTTTCCCGTCGCTGAAGCCCCATTACAACTTTTTTTGCGGTATCCCCGGTGAAACTATGGCAACGCTAATCGAAACCAAGAATCTTTTATTGCAACTGGTCCAGGATCATCCAGGCTGTTATTTGGGGGTCGGGGCGGACTGGAAACCGTTGCCCGGCTCTGTTATGACCGATCAGGCAGTAGCTGATTACGGTTTGAAATTGCCCGAAAAGTTGGAAGAATGGGCTGATATCGACTCTTTTGATGCCGAGAAAATCGTCCATCCTTGGTACTCCCGTGAAATGGACAATATGATTCGATTGCTGCAAATTGCTGGACAAGCTCTGGATTGCAAACTTTACGATTTTAAGAAAGAACTCGGCATTTTTTGGGGAAACTTATTGATCAGCTTGGCGTCTTTGTACAGGCCGATCTTGATGTTCCGCCTCACTAGAAATTTTGTCAGTTTTCCTGTTGAGTACACCCTAAAGAATTGGATGTTTACCCTCCTGGTTAAAACCAAGTCCCTTTTTGGGGGAAAGAGCTGTTGAGTGCTTTTTATGAAATTTTTATCTCACCTGAACGTTAAGGGCATCCTTTTTACCGTCATTCTTGTAGCGGTTGCATTGCGATGCTTGATGCCGGCTTATTTGGTGATACACCAAAAACCGTATCGTAAATATATGATAAGTTCCAGTGCGACCTGGGATATGTTGGCGATGTCTGTTGCGGTCGCAAAAGGGGAAGGGTTTCATTTGGAATACCTACCGTATGTGCAGAAGGAACTAAAGCTTTATAGCCCCCCATTAAATAAACTGCAGCGGCAGCCGAATGACAGGCCTTTCTATTTTGATAAAGGGGGGGTGGGCCAGGTTATTGTCAGTAGTGCAGTTTTTTTTGCTCTTAATCAGGTCAATGTGCCCGCCGTTCAATTCGTCCAGGGCGTCATTGATTCCCTAGGGTGCTTGCTGATCTTTTTAATACTAAGGATATTTTCCAGTCGAGTTGTTTCTCTGTTAGGTGCTGCTCTGTACGCGGTATGGCCGGCTTCTATTTTTTATAGTTATCACTTGATGTCTGAAGCCTATGTTCCCGTTACCCTTCTTGCTGCTGGGTTGTTTTTTATCAAGGCTGTCCAGAACTGGCGCTGGCAGGATATCCTGTTTGGTGGTGTTTTTGTTGGGTTGTCTTTTTCGTTTCGGTTGGACAATATTCTGGTTCTTCCCTTTTATATGGCTTTTATGCTTCTGGTCGGTCCTGAAAGATGGAAAGTGCGAATTTGTAATGCGGGATTGGTTTTTCTGGGTTGTGTTCTCGGTTTATTACCTTTTAGCCAAATGATTCCACAGGATGCGAACAAACCTTCAAATGTTGGAGTGGCATTATACAATTCCCTGGCCGAATATCCTGCAAACTACAAAGGGCTTCGTTTTTTTCATGACAAAAGCGCTACTGAACATGGGATCCAAAAAGCTCAGGAGTATATGGGAAATGATGCCGTCTTCGATTCATTGTATGCATTGAGCCAAAATCCGATGGTTCCAGGGTTCTTCCGGCCGATGAAAGATAGCCATTTGGTAACCCTGGCTTATATTCGTGAAGTGATTTGGGGGAAGCCGGTACTTTTTATCAGTCGGGTAATCAGTCGTACTATAGCGTATTTTCCGGCCAATCCATTTGTTGGATGTATTGCTTATTTCTGGGAGAGCCCCCGCGGGACATCCACCATGCGGAATTACCGGTTTAGTGAAACCTTTCAACTGTTTAAATACTTCGATTTCATATTGTTTTTTAGTTTTTGTGGAGGCGTTTGGTGTTCGAGAAAGAAGACGGCTCTGTTAAGTCTTTTCTGTATATATCTGGGGGTATTGTTAAGTCATGTATTGCTAGGGGGAGGAGAGGTCCTTTTTCGTAATGACCAGGAATATATTTATCTTGATCCCCGATATATGCTCGGAATGGTAACGCTTTGGCCTATATTTATTGCAACTTTTTTGGGGAAGATCCTTGAAGTTTTAAGAGTGAATAAACCTGCATTATCAGAGTACGAGGCTCAATGAGCGGGCTTGCGGGAAAGAGGATGTGAATCGCCCCTAGTTTTGTAGACACTCCTGGGTTATAAAAAATGACTCAGGAGGAACCCATGAGCAGCAAGCGTTACACTGAAGAGTTCAAGATCGAAGCCGTCAAGCAAATCACCGAGCGCGGCTACTCCGTTTACGATGTCGCTCAGCGTCTGGGAGTGACCACCCACAGCCTATATGCCTGGCGCAAGAAATACGCTTCAGGTCCCCAGCACGACCCGAGTCTCGACCAGGATGCCGAGATCAAGCGGCTTCGTGCCGAACTGAAACGGGTTACCGAAGAGCGAGATATTTTAAAAAAGGCCACCGCATACTTCGCCAAAGAGTCCCGGTGAGGTATGCCTTTATCCGGGCACACCTAGGGCAGTTCGCTATTCGCAACCTGTGCCGGATGATGCAGGTTCACCGCAGCGGCTACTACGCCTGGATCAAGCAACCCAAGTCGGGCCGGCAGAAGGACGACGAGAGGTTGTCGGGACTCATCAAACAACTCTGGCTGGAGAGTGGCTGTGTCTATGGTTATCGCAAGGCCTATAAAGATCTGCGTGAAATCGGCGAGACCTGTGGTCCGAACCGGGTGGCCCGCCTGATGAAACAGGCCGGGTTGAAAGCCCAGGTAGGCTACAACAAGCCCCGGCATAAAGGCGGTAAGGTTTCTGTCTTGGCCGACAACCATCTCAATCAGGACTTCGATGTCCAACAACCCAATCAGGCCTGGGTCACCGACATCACCTATATTCGCACCTATGAAGGGTGGTTGTTCCTGGCCGTCGTCATAGACCTGTTTTCCCGTCAGGTCGTGGGCTGGTCAATGCAACCCAAGATGCAGGTCGATCTCGTACTCAAC
Protein-coding sequences here:
- a CDS encoding B12-binding domain-containing radical SAM protein, whose amino-acid sequence is MKKLDLLLIFPQLGAFDELVKDIPLSLIYAAADAVKDGFSVEILDLRLYGDGWQEQIDQRMKDGCFLVGLSVMTGNPIRTSLEVSKYIKSKYSSEIVWGGAHPTILPEQTLENEYIDYVIRDWGSKALCQLVGYVKQRDLPLDSIVGLGYKTGGQVHLNETCSEFEILDFRDIPYHLVDVASPAYNRLSNGEMIFPVFTAVGCPYKCTFCMSPAVYKKIKGGKWIPFEMEEVFQHMDYLLDSYPISRFQIYDDDSFVDIERMRSFFREYISRGYPDRVKLDFRGVRIDELDRTDDEFLSLMVESRVEIMAIGVESGSDRMLESMKKGITAEQIRRVNRKLARFPSLKPHYNFFCGIPGETMATLIETKNLLLQLVQDHPGCYLGVGADWKPLPGSVMTDQAVADYGLKLPEKLEEWADIDSFDAEKIVHPWYSREMDNMIRLLQIAGQALDCKLYDFKKELGIFWGNLLISLASLYRPILMFRLTRNFVSFPVEYTLKNWMFTLLVKTKSLFGGKSC
- a CDS encoding glycosyltransferase family 39 protein, which encodes MKFLSHLNVKGILFTVILVAVALRCLMPAYLVIHQKPYRKYMISSSATWDMLAMSVAVAKGEGFHLEYLPYVQKELKLYSPPLNKLQRQPNDRPFYFDKGGVGQVIVSSAVFFALNQVNVPAVQFVQGVIDSLGCLLIFLILRIFSSRVVSLLGAALYAVWPASIFYSYHLMSEAYVPVTLLAAGLFFIKAVQNWRWQDILFGGVFVGLSFSFRLDNILVLPFYMAFMLLVGPERWKVRICNAGLVFLGCVLGLLPFSQMIPQDANKPSNVGVALYNSLAEYPANYKGLRFFHDKSATEHGIQKAQEYMGNDAVFDSLYALSQNPMVPGFFRPMKDSHLVTLAYIREVIWGKPVLFISRVISRTIAYFPANPFVGCIAYFWESPRGTSTMRNYRFSETFQLFKYFDFILFFSFCGGVWCSRKKTALLSLFCIYLGVLLSHVLLGGGEVLFRNDQEYIYLDPRYMLGMVTLWPIFIATFLGKILEVLRVNKPALSEYEAQ
- a CDS encoding IS3 family transposase (programmed frameshift), with protein sequence MSSKRYTEEFKIEAVKQITERGYSVYDVAQRLGVTTHSLYAWRKKYASGPQHDPSLDQDAEIKRLRAELKRVTEERDIFKKGHRILRQRVPVRYAFIRAHLGQFAIRNLCRMMQVHRSGYYAWIKQPKSGRQKDDERLSGLIKQLWLESGCVYGYRKAYKDLREIGETCGPNRVARLMKQAGLKAQVGYNKPRHKGGKVSVLADNHLNQDFDVQQPNQAWVTDITYIRTYEGWLFLAVVIDLFSRQVVGWSMQPKMQVDLVLNALLMAVWRRKPKNPVLVHSDQGTQYTSSDWQNFLKTQNLLCSMSRRGNCYDNAVAESFFQLLKRERIRRKTYKDREEARRDIFNYIEMFYNPVRRHGYNDNLSPMEFERRHFSKTQSV